The Rattus norvegicus strain BN/NHsdMcwi chromosome 20, GRCr8, whole genome shotgun sequence genomic interval AGGAGAAACAGTTAGGAGTAAAATTGGGAGTAAACTGGTATAGCCTAGCATCTTGGGCAGCACGGTTGGTTGTTGAAGGTCCTTAGATCAGTCTTTACTTAGATGTCTATACTTTCATGATACAAGTCAACGTTTTGCTTAGACGGGTATACAAGCCCTTAGTCTCCCAGGAAAGAACTGTCCCCATTTGTCAGTCAAGTAAAATGAGCGAAGGCCTGTCAGGCCACGTGAAAAGGTGGTGTCCAGAGGTTGGTAGTGCATGTTGGGCTTGCTCTTCTCCCTGTAGCTGGGTACTCTAACTTTTCTGACTCAACTTCATATTTGGGAAATGCTGCCAGACTTGCACTGGGAtcctgttttggtttgggttgaaTCTGCCTTATTTTGACTGACCTCCCCCAAAAAAGAAACTATATATATGAAACCATCAATTTACAGTCTATAATCAgagttgttttcttggtttttgttttttgttttttcttaggaGGTGCCCAGACATGGGTGACTGGAGTGCCTTGGGGAAGCTTCTGGACAAGGTCCAAGCCTACTCCACCGCTGGAGGGAAGGTGTGGCTGTCAGTGCTCTTCATATTCAGAATCCTGCTCCTGGGGACAGCTGTTGAGTCAGCTTGGGGTGATGAACAGTCTGCCTTTCGCTGTAACACTCAACAACCTGGCTGCGAAAACGTCTGCTATGACaagtccttccccatctctcacGTGCGCTTCTGGGTCCTTCAGATCATATTCGTGTCTGTGCCCACCCTCCTGTACTTGGCCCATGTGTTCTATGTgatgaggaaggaagagaagctaaacaagaaagaagaggagCTCAAAGTGGCCCAGACTGACGGGGTCAACGTGGAGATGCACCTGAAGCAGATTGAAATCAAGAAGTTCAAGTACGGGATTGAAGAGCACGGCAAGGTGAAAATGAGGGGCGGCTTGCTGAGAACCTACATCATCAGCATCCTCTTCAAGTCTGTCTTCGAGGTGGCCTTCCTGCTCATCCAGTGGTACATCTATGGGTTCAGCTTGAGCGCGGTCTACACCTGCAAGAGAGATCCCTGCCCCCACCAGGTAGACTGCTTCCTCTCACGTCCCACGGAGAAAaccatcttcatcatcttcatgcTGGTGGTGTCCTTGGTGTCTCTCGCTTTGAACATCATTGAGCTCTTCTACGTCTTCTTCAAAGGCGTTAAGGATCGCGTGAAGGGAAGAAGCGATCCTTACCACGCCACCACTGGCCCACTGAGCCCATCAAAAGACTGCGGATCTCCAAAATACGCCTACTTCAATGGCTGCTCCTCACCAACGGCTCCACTCTCGCCTATGTCTCCTCCTGGGTACAAGCTGGTTACTGGTGACAGAAACAATTCCTCGTGCCGCAATTACAACAAGCAAGCTAGCGAGCAAAACTGGGCGAACTACAGCGCAGAGCAAAATCGCATGGGGCAGGCCGGAAGCACCATCTCCAACTCGCACGCCCAGCCGTTCGATTTCCCCGACGACAACCAGAATGCCAAAAAAGTTGCTGCTGGACATGAACTCCAGCCATTAGCCATCGTGGACCAACGACCTTCCAGCAGAGCCAGCAGCCGCGCCAGCAGCAGGCCTCGGCCTGATGACCTGGAGATTTAAACCGGCTTGAGCATCGAGCTGTCGATTATGGAGGAGAAAAAAAGGTGCTTGCAGAACATGCACCTAGGGTGTTCATTTTCGTTCCCGTGGAGTTGGTACTCAACAACCTCAGCAATGAGGCatagaaaacaaagacattaCAATACCTAGGTTCCTTGGGGGTGCTTGGGATAGCTGGGCGGAACAGGTGGGGATAAGGGAGGTACACATTGATATTTAATGTAGAAGATTCAAAGAACTTAAATTCTAGTAAGAGTCGCATTGGGTGAACATAGATAAgggctttctctctctgcccccatcccccaactgAACCTTAAGAATGAGTCTGTGTACATGAATTGAGTgagtgatatttttttttaattttgttttactgAGATTCTGCGATAGCTTTGAGCAGAAATCTGAGTCCTCCACATAGCGTTTCCTTTATGAAAAGACAGATTGTCctacatcccccccccccaaaaaaaacattCCAGTGTTTAAAAACTTGCATTTTGCAGGTAAGCTTCCCTGGTCTACCCCTCTGGGTGTGAGTGGACCTTGTGTTATTTGCTAGACACGATTTTCATTCTTAGTATCAAT includes:
- the Gja1 gene encoding gap junction alpha-1 protein isoform X1, giving the protein MGDWSALGKLLDKVQAYSTAGGKVWLSVLFIFRILLLGTAVESAWGDEQSAFRCNTQQPGCENVCYDKSFPISHVRFWVLQIIFVSVPTLLYLAHVFYVMRKEEKLNKKEEELKVAQTDGVNVEMHLKQIEIKKFKYGIEEHGKVKMRGGLLRTYIISILFKSVFEVAFLLIQWYIYGFSLSAVYTCKRDPCPHQVDCFLSRPTEKTIFIIFMLVVSLVSLALNIIELFYVFFKGVKDRVKGRSDPYHATTGPLSPSKDCGSPKYAYFNGCSSPTAPLSPMSPPGYKLVTGDRNNSSCRNYNKQASEQNWANYSAEQNRMGQAGSTISNSHAQPFDFPDDNQNAKKVAAGHELQPLAIVDQRPSSRASSRASSRPRPDDLEI